The Oryza sativa Japonica Group chromosome 11, ASM3414082v1 DNA window caaccagacccaggtcccagctcgtcccaagccaacccaggtcaaccattccacattttagttgttaagaaggttttaagaattaaaacactaacttaggtacattgctaggcttgcccataaccgaggacgcggctattcgaatacattatactctgatcagaggtgtacatctttacccacaagacacgtcttcctcacgtgtaaccacgtgcgaCATACCACCACagcatacggacggaagacgtgacatagttcccaacccatcctagccataaacaagagtaccgacccaaccccgcctacggccggaacccccgagACAGGTAGgtaggattgagcccctagcagcagaacaccggccctgtgccatgacatctcgactaccgagcaacagctcgtgtagccttcatttgtcctagagatgtccatcgagccccgacttcgtccatctccatccgtgtaccttTGTTTATGACcggactgagccacaaactaagccttaccaactagacatgtggaagtacggtagtgctttacaacagaggcccgaacttaatccttatagtacccgaggtacgactaacaaaacccaaccacgcacctcgagcccagcctaaaaccattttgggggttttgaatagagggggaggtgtgtgtccaattccaacataagccaaccattccatagcgtccaagtgatatgagaattcccaaagtctaaaggatgatgtgacttgccttgctaagagaaaacggccttccgaaccttcggcgatgaccacgaaccacgcttcagGAATCTCCGGAatgacagaagctacgcgaagcacacaagcaaagctacaagcctaaaaagaagcaataacaatacataaaaagaaagcacatggttctttaggttataacaaacattaagagacttgaacatggtcatccgaagtttaatgctgttatatggagatttgcggattattataattaagttttgcaactataaaacatgtgtaagcgctagcctggaaaagacaggaaggctgcgctgttgacatgcggaccccacatgtcaacctaagggaccacggcagaccgggtacacagagacgggtcaacggaagcggaccccgtgtgtcaaccgagacgagtggccgacaaacggactccactagacaccatgCGGGCTGCACACAAACAcagtcaccacacgcacacacgaacgactaccgacaccggtacaagggtaccggggtcgacaaccgcacgacgggtacggggcgacaccgaaaggacgaggacgggagCAGCGAGAAGGGGGATCCTTAGCACCACGCGACAAGGCGTGGGAACGATGACGGCGAACGGGTGCGGAGACGAACGGGaacgacggagacgaacggcgaggggacgaccTCGGCAGCGATCCTTGGatgaaggcgagacgcggccgacacaaggcttgacgacgcggagccgaggacgaagacgatgacggggcagcagcagcacactAGACAAAACGTGGGCGACGAACGCTatcggcttgacggagggacgaatgccacgacgaccgggaacgacgagaggacgacgacgaccggggccgacGAGGACGAACGATGACGAGGAAACGACGAGGAGACGATGACGACAGATagcggaggggtttggatggaggggaggcgatgccgaggacgacgtcgccggctcgccgctgcgatgccggaggtggtgttggcgcggccgacggcgcaCGGGTGGAGGAAGGGTCGACCGGGGAAattccggcgaggcggatggagaggccggcgcggcacgGCGGTGTTCCGGTGAAATTCGGGCAACGCTGTGGcctggccggggaagaggacggcgttccggtgccgggagaggtggtggcgacgtcggccggtgcACAGGAGACGCgacagaggcggccggaggcggaacagtggcggcaacgccactgttgccggcggggatgcacttccggaggtctccacgggaaacggagggcaggccggggaaggggaggcgacTGCGACGCTGGGGGAGGCGACGGCATGGCCAGCCAGCGTGCTGACGCTGCggtaggggcggctggaggctGTTGgcgccgggagagagagggagcagcGACGGGAGGGGCTACGGACTTGGGAGAGGCCAAAACGGAacgaagggaggaggagggcttcGTTTTATAGGGCAAGGAGGGAGTGCCgatcacgggagagggcggaaacGGCACCGGAGGAGGTTGCTGGCGGCATCAATGGTGGTCAAAGAAGGGATTAAATCCCGACGATTGGGGATGGGATTAAATGGGGAATGTTAGGGGAAATAGAGAGGAAGGGATGTGGATTCCATTTCTCTAACCAATTTGAATTAATCCGGCATGAATGGAGCGGATTTGGGGGAGGAATTGGTGCAAGGGTTaacgggagagaggagagagagagaagccggCCGGGAGGTAGAAGACGACCAGGTGGGTGGACCCATCGGTCAGGAGCGGGGCACGCACGTGCACCTCGCGTGCAGAGGggcgcgagggagaggagggaggcggcctggGGCGGCAGGTCGGCTGGGCCGGGATAGGGCAGGGGtggcccaagagagagagagggaaggaaaaagagaaggagaagatggagactttgggctgggctcggcccaaaggaggaaggagggattatttttaattttctttttaataaactttcttaattgttgttgttccttaataaatatttccggtgctctgaaaattcaaataaaatttaacaaaaattctccggaccacatttgaatttttattgtacgtattttagtgtttgccaatttctttttgaattttaattaattctattattccttttagagaatgatttttattttgggatgaatttatcaggatgTGACAAGGATTGATCGGtaggtgtcaactcgcttcgtggaatccccatcgcgtccaaggtgctggcgaagagaaggttgatGGAGCTGCCTCCATCGACGAGGATTCACACTaccttgatattccgaatagtaGGTTCAACCACAatcggatatcgtcctgggaTAACAGCAGCCTTGGGGTGGTCCTCGTCTAAGAACTCGatcttctgttcagaccacttcatcttgggtgcaacCCCCTGCAATGTCGAACAAACCTCACACTCCACTTTTTTGTATTCTCGCTTTAAAGAGTACGCTGTcgaacctccgaagatgtgcgagACATGAAGATAGGAATCTAGGTACGCCAAGTCCGAGTCCTGAGTGGTTTCCTCAGTGGCCTTCTCGACtacacgtactcgcttgcccTTCTCCAAAGCCAGTTGCTTTTCCAGCGACTTCTTGAAGATGAGGCACTCCTCTAGAGAATGTATGTCCGacttgtgtatggggcaccatatTCTCTTTGTATCactgccttgtgggtctgggtgTTTGGGTGGGCGCTCGTATTCAGACGcgaggacttccgcttgagctttcctctTCCCACTCTTGCcgcttttcttcttgcttggtTTGGGTGTGTCCTTGGCTGGCTTCTTATCTCCTCCCGCCTTtggcttgtcgttcttgcgtctcagtgcGTCGTCTGCATGGGCGCATCGATCGACAACCTCGAACAACCTTCGAGTAGTTGTGATTCGCCTtgttgccaactcctgggtagtatagcAATCTCTGACACCGGTTTTGAAAGCATGAATCACAGAAACATTGGTGATATCGGGGAtcgtatttctgcactcattaaagcgccgaacataGTCCCTCAAAGATTCGCCCGGATTCTGTGTTAACGCGTGTAaatcgtcttcgatcgcgtggcgcttgtaagttccttggaagttagCGATGAATTGCTGCCACAAATCTGCCCATGAAGAGATCGAGTAGGGTGGGAGGTGCATCAGCCACGAACGCGTAGAACCTTTCAACGCCATTGGCAAATAGTTTGCTAACGCGTTGTCGTCTGCCCCGGCAGCATATAGTACCGTGGAGTAGACCTGGAGGAATTCTTCAGGGTCAgtactcccatcgtacttctctattgctccggGTTGGAATCTCTcgggccatcggacatcacgtagAGAACGGTTGAAAGCTCTACACCTAgcgctgggggcggtgggttgtcggtgATCGTGTGTCCTCCGTGGATGTCTATCGAATGACGAAAAtgaagatgatgacgatgatgacgatGGTTCACTCGGCTCCGGTGTGCGATTCTGAGGGCGACGTTCAGGTTCTCGAGAATTCTGTTGTCATCCACCATTGTTGTCCTGGTGCCGATCCACATTATTGTCACCGTCATGTTGACGCCCTCGACCAGCATCGTCTGGTGTCCGCTGTTCGCGATCGTCGCGGTTGCGGCGGTTGTGACGATTATGGTGGTGTTGGTCTTCGTTCGAGCAGCCTCCTCGCTCTTCGTTCTCGCGACGTCGTGAAGAAACACGATATCGGGAATGATTCTCGTTGTCTCGCGCgcgtcgtgcttctcggcgGCTATTCAGATGGTCGCGGAGCtcgccggtgccgcgaggtggaggggtagctcgTCTAGGCGACGTCCGCTGCTCCGGTGGTTCGCCGTCGGCACCGCCAGCTGTCGGTCGTTCCAGTTGTGCTCTGTAGCAGCTTCCTCGAACGCTTACTGAGATTGGCTAccgattcccgtagtcgttctgtccatCGTGTGAGATCATCGTTAAGCACGGGGTCATAGGGAGCTTCTCTCAATATTGCGTTGACGGTGCCGAGTAGTTGGGCCGGCGTGACCGTCTGGTTCTCCGCCTCTGCGTTAGCGTGTGCAAACGTGCTAGTCCTACCGATGGCAAACACGTCGCGTGGTGTACTGGAAGATGACAAGCCATAGTTTTCGAGCAAGTGTAGGACTGATGGCTCATGGGGATCAATGTCGATTACTCCAACGAATCGATCCGAGGTCAAcatcgctccttgttccttgtttGTATCCTTAAGGGAGGTTCCTGACTGCTGGACTTTAGGAAGCGTCGTTTTCATGGCGCggagaaagaccttgcagcttgagaagTCGTGATTCttcgtcttgtgaataggacaatagacatcacgagttggagaagtacgctggATTCCACGCTCCTTGCAAGCACGAATTTCGGCTTGTgcgttgagaaaaacccagcatGCTTGCAAGTTGTGCTTCCTGgacttgtggataggacactAGGGCTTTGTTACCTCGGAAGTTATCCTTGTCAGCTCGCAGTTCTTGTCAGAAggacaaggtttggccgcacTAGGAACCTTCGACAAGGGATCGTCTGGGGTTATAGCCACGGCGTTCTCGTTTCCGGTCATTGATGGACCAGCCGAGATTGGtaccgtggtgtaaaccgggaagacgatttcgccgacttgagtccacaccagcattgttgaagtaggGACTCCTTGAATGGGGCCGGTGTTGACGCcgttgtcgacgaagcttgatgtcatagtagtagaaccttgagcaccaaggccccctacctggcgcgccactgtcgacggtgggtacccgtagaccggatatagagggtattggggtacgctggtacgaggatctacgtagtacaaCACCAAGGAAACaagagacaaagattatactggttcaggccccttaataggtaatagccctaatccagttgatatgggattatatggagaGAACCACAAAGTACAAAGGGAATAACAGAACTCgacgataccgacgagatcgtagtcgagttgattcgactagatcacccggtgACTTGGCTCttgtaggctccggcttcgtagacTGTGATCGTtgtgttggctatgagattcgatgccttaggtcctcccggggggtcccttttatatcgcaggtcaggtggtctctaagtaggactcggagacatctgACCCTGCATGATATAGTGACGACCCAGTCCTATACGGGTAGGAACCTTTCCATTGGTGGACTTCGAGATGACTTTACTTAATGTATACAGAGAACGTCCGTACACGCGCCGATGTGCAGTATTGCCGTATAGCGTACATCCAacggtagagggtataccttatccgtaaccctgacacttatactaagagtattgttgatctgtatcacaaaatagtcgtatgaatgaaaaaattacaGGCTCAATCACACACAAGCGATAAAATCACTCACAggtgaatcaaactagaaaagaaaaaaatgattcagtCAAAAATCCATCCTGTGGCTTTGCTGGATCTTGCTATAAAGATGAAGAGGATGGTCTGTGACTTGGGACTGGTAGTGGAGAGGGCAACCATGTGACGAGCAGTAGTCGACGATAGAATCGTGGAAGGATGTAGCGGTGTGGTCTAGAGATGAGCTCGACGTTGTGTAGTAGCAGCCATCCATCATCTAGCAAgcacgaaaaaaaaaagcaaaaacacTCTCGTTCATGTCAATAGAGATgacgagcaaaagaaaaattgCAAACAACCTCCATCACCGGCGGACTCCACCCTATCCTCTGCGACCAGCCACATGGAGCACGATGTGCAAATGTAGGACCCGTACAACCCATCAATTGAGATAAGTTAATATTAGAGATTGCAcgttaatttgatttgcaaaaaaaaaaagcttcatgCGTGAAGTTGAAGGAGAGCACGCAGATCCAAATCAGAGTGTCAGTTCCTTACTTGCTTATTGTATCAATGTCGCCAACGTGAAGCAGCCGCTGGTTATTGCTATTTGGCCTAGGTGAACACCTCCTTACTGGTTAAGGTGCTGTCCAGTGTCCGACAGCGAGGCCCGAAGCAGTGCCGTCGCCTCAACCACCGCCGGCCACTGCCATCAACCGCCACgatgtcgtcgtcctcctccagggTGTGTTGCCAATCTGTGGGCTAGGGTGGTGTATCGATtcagataaaaaaaaggaaaaaaatgaagcaggggcgagagtggttggttgggaacgggaaaaatataatatataccgaaagcagagaagttgttttttatcgaagtaaatcatttactccgaTAATGGTGGGAACACGATGCGGGACGTGGGGTGGGATCGAAAGCAAGAAAGTTATTtttattatcgaagtaaatcgtttactcgaATAAAGGTAAGTGGTAGAGGCCCGCGATAGGAGTAAATCATTTACATCGACAACGGTAGGAGTGGGATGACGGCACGTAGGGTGGGGTGGGTCTGTGCTGATGCATGTTTGGCGCTCGGAATGCTGCGCTCCTAATAGTAGTTCTGTAGATTTTAACTAATTTAGTGCCAAAAATTTCCGAAATGGTAGGACGGGTAGTGGTGGACCTTACGGTCAGTAAGTTGAACCTAATCACTTGCACGGTTGCACCACAAATCAGTTCATTTGACAAGCCAACACAGTGATTAGAGTGTAGAAAAAGAAGCTCACCTAACTTGTTCATATAACTCAGCTGCTTCCAAAGTCGAAAGCCCTATTTGAAAACGAAGCCTGAGCTGCTTCCCTAGACCAAAAGCTACAGATGCACGATGGATACATATCCGATAGCGTGCTTCCTTGCCTTGCCTCGCCTCCGCCCCCTTTTATGCCACCCCGTGACATCACCGTTGGCATTGCACGAAATCCAAATGAATACAACGTAAACAGCTTCTGCCCGCCGGGCCCCCATGGCCCCATCATCGGCCATCCGAGTCAACCGAGTGAGCCACCCACCATACCAGCAGCTCCCACTCGAGGCGGACATCACATTATCGTCTCGTCTTCCCACCAGCACCTGCCGCGCTCTCCCCCCTCGATTCCCATTTGATCCCACACCTCCACCAACTAGCTGCCACGCTCGCTTTCCCCTGCGACATGCGTGATGTGTGGGCGCTCCACTTGTTAACCATCTCGCGCGCACGCCAGGCTCGGCTCCTCGATCGACGCCATGTCGCTGCGCCGGCTCTGCTTCGTGCTGCCCATGGACGCcgacgaggtggtggtggtagctGGCGCTGCTGGTGAGGAGCAGCCTCGACGACGAGGGATGGCAGCGAGCGGGAGGCTGGCGTCGTACGTCCGCCGCAAGGTCGGCCGCGCGCTGCGGTGCGGGCTCTGCGGCGCCTGGTGCCACCACCGCTCGTCGGGAGTCTGCAGCTTCGAGGACATCGCCGGCGTGGACGCGGTCGGCGCGGGGAAGctcggcggaggcgcgggcgggagccccAGGATCTTCAGCTACTCGGAGCTCTACATCGGGACCAGTGGGTTCAGCGACACGGAGATCCTGGGCAGCGGAGGGTTCGGGCGGGTGTACCGCGCCGTGCTGCCGAGCGACGGCACGACGGTGGCCGTCAAGtgcgtcgccggccgcggcgaccGGTTCGAGAAGTCCTTCCTGgcggagctggcggcggtggcgcggctgcgGCACCGCAACCTCGTCCGCCTCCGCGGGTGGTGCGTGCAGGACGAGGAGGAGCTGCTGCTGGTGTACGACTACATGCCGAACCGCAGCCTCGACCGCCTCCTcttcagaccggcggcggcggcggcgcccgccgcgtcggCTCCGGCGCTGAGCTGGGACCGGCGACGCCGCATCGTCTCCGGCCTTGCCGCTGCCCTGTTCTACCTGCACGAGCAGCTCGACACGCAGATCATACACCGGGACGTGAAGACCAGCAACGTCATGCTGGACTCCGAGTACAACGCCCGGCTCGGCGACTTCGGCCTCGCCCGGTGGCTCGAGCACGCCATGTCCGGCgaggacgcgccgccgccgcagctggaGGTGTCCCCGTCGCCTCATTccgcgcggtcgtcgtcgtttGCTTCCGCGAATTACCAGTTCCGGCTGATGGACACCAGCCGGATAGGCGGCACCATCGGGTACCTTCCGCCGGAGAGCTTCCAGCGCCGGGCCATGGCAACCGCCAAGTCCGACGTGTTCAGCTTCGGGATCGTCCTCCTGGAGGTGGCCACAGGGCGGCGAGCGGTCGACCTCGCGTACCCCGACGACCAAATCTTCATGCTGGATTGGGTGCGTCGGTTGTCCGATGAGGGGAAGCtgctcgacgccggcgaccgCAAGCTGCCGGACGGCAGCTACCCGCTGTTCGACATGGGCCGTCTCATACACCTCGGTCTCCTCTGCTCGCTGCACGATCCTAGGTCTCGTCCCAGCATGAAGTGGGTGGTGGAGAACCTCTCCGGCAGCTGCTCCGGCGACCTGCCACCGCTTCCGTCCTTCCTAGCTCTCCCAAAGTACGTCTCTCTCACTTCCCCCTCCGATTCCGGCACGACGACGAACGCCACGGACAGCACGGTCACCTCTGCGTCGAAGCTCTACGGCACGGCGGCCGGGACGACCATTTACCTCACCGCGGAGAACGGCCACCGCTCCAGAGGTGGCTTGGCTGAcaacagcggcggcagcagccagCGATCGACGCGGCCGCTGGTGGTGATCCCCAGCGTCGACACTCCCCGTGAGATATCGTACAAGGAGATCGTCGCGATCACCAACAACTTCTCCGAGTCGCAGATGGTGGCGGAGCTCGACTTCGGGACAGGGTACGAGGGCTTCTTGGACAACGGCTATGGCGGCAATGGCGCCCGCCGCGACCGCGTCCATGTCCTCGTGAAGCGGTTCGGCATGAAGACGTGCCCGGCGCTGCGCGTCCGGTTCGCCAACGAGCTCCGCAACCTCGCGAAGCTGCAGCACCGGAACCTCGTCCAGCTGCGCGGCTGGTGCACGGAGCACGGCGAGATGCTCGTCGTCTACGACTACTCCCCGGGGAACCTCCtgagccaccacctcctccggcgcgatggcgcaggcgccgccgccgtcctcccgtgGCGCCACCGGTACAGCATCGTCAAGGCCCTCGCGTCCGCAGTCCTGTACCTGCACGAGGAGTGGGACGAGCAGGTCATCCACCGCAACATCACGTCGGCGGCGGTGTTCCTGGACCCCGACCGTAACCCGCGGCTCGGGAGCTTCGCGCTGGCCGAGTTCCTGTCAAGGAACGAGagccacggcggcgcgggcgggcaCCACGTTGCCCTGCCCGCCACCAGCTCTGCTGCGCGGGGCATCTTCGGCTACATGTCGCCGGAGTACATGGAGACCGGCGAGGCCACCACCATGG harbors:
- the LOC4350434 gene encoding receptor like protein kinase S.2; the protein is MSLRRLCFVLPMDADEVVVVAGAAGEEQPRRRGMAASGRLASYVRRKVGRALRCGLCGAWCHHRSSGVCSFEDIAGVDAVGAGKLGGGAGGSPRIFSYSELYIGTSGFSDTEILGSGGFGRVYRAVLPSDGTTVAVKCVAGRGDRFEKSFLAELAAVARLRHRNLVRLRGWCVQDEEELLLVYDYMPNRSLDRLLFRPAAAAAPAASAPALSWDRRRRIVSGLAAALFYLHEQLDTQIIHRDVKTSNVMLDSEYNARLGDFGLARWLEHAMSGEDAPPPQLEVSPSPHSARSSSFASANYQFRLMDTSRIGGTIGYLPPESFQRRAMATAKSDVFSFGIVLLEVATGRRAVDLAYPDDQIFMLDWVRRLSDEGKLLDAGDRKLPDGSYPLFDMGRLIHLGLLCSLHDPRSRPSMKWVVENLSGSCSGDLPPLPSFLALPKYVSLTSPSDSGTTTNATDSTVTSASKLYGTAAGTTIYLTAENGHRSRGGLADNSGGSSQRSTRPLVVIPSVDTPREISYKEIVAITNNFSESQMVAELDFGTGYEGFLDNGYGGNGARRDRVHVLVKRFGMKTCPALRVRFANELRNLAKLQHRNLVQLRGWCTEHGEMLVVYDYSPGNLLSHHLLRRDGAGAAAVLPWRHRYSIVKALASAVLYLHEEWDEQVIHRNITSAAVFLDPDRNPRLGSFALAEFLSRNESHGGAGGHHVALPATSSAARGIFGYMSPEYMETGEATTMADVYSFGVVVLEVVTGEMAVDVRSPEVLLVRRAQRWKEQSRPVEAIVDRRLDGQVDRPELERLVRLGMACTQSDPAARPTMRKIVSIMDGNDEILKKFEQRKQQSKEEWETTNAAALSLVRRLHALAIH